The Triticum aestivum cultivar Chinese Spring chromosome 7B, IWGSC CS RefSeq v2.1, whole genome shotgun sequence genome window below encodes:
- the LOC123158830 gene encoding ABC transporter G family member 1-like → MATSLLPRWAPTPSQSQPRWGPSAASLTGEVQLLEPATSEVKGAMGSRHGILSGVEGIDHREGRLEGIPSDGGVFITWEDVWVTAVDRRATILHGISGSARPGQVLAIMGPSGCGKTTLLDTLAGRLDKNLRSKGDIRINGRRQRLAFGISAYVTQENMLMATLTVREAIYYSAQIQLPDTMLLADKLARADEAIQEMGLTSTLDTRIGGHNTKGISGGQRKRLSICLEILTRPRLLFLDEPTSGLDSAASFHVMNRTADLAAREGMTIVAVVHQPCNEVFEIFHGLCLLASGRTIYFGPATNANEFFSSNGYPCPPMRNPSDHFLRTINRDFELESGERTISSKPSPADEAIQVLVNAYKSSNTSENAKKEMQDINEMGGVMIRRNQASFLTKVFVLTRRSFVNMYRDVGYYWLRLGIYISISLCLGTIYYNFGYGYDSIRSRSSMLMFTSGLLTLMAIGGFPSFVEEMKIFRRERLNGHYGVSAFVISNWLSATPYLFLIAILPGAIAYYLSGLKRRVDHFVYFTLVLCSCTMLVEGLMMTVAAIVPDFLMGIITGVGIQVIMLLNCGFFQIPSKLPKIVWKYPMFYISFQKYALQGFYKNEFLGLVFENNTGVGKETITGEEVISKLFETEMGHSKWVDFVVLCGMIVMYRLLFVVIIKVVDMLKPISKGESFTCPAHCICGIEKPCTRI, encoded by the exons ATGGCGACCTCGCTGCTACCACGCTGGGCACCTACACCCAGCCAGTCACAGCCGCGGTGGGGTCCTTCAGCTGCCTCCCTCACAGGGGAGGTACAGCTGCTGGAACCAGCGACATCCGAGGTGAAAGGCGCCATGGGTAGCCGCCACGGAATTCTTTCTGGGGTTGAAGGTATTGATCATCGTGAAGGCCGACTGGAGGGCATCCCTAGCGATGGCGGCGTGTTCATAACGTGGGAGGACGTGTGGGTGACGGCGGTCGACCGCAGGGCCACTATTTTGCACGGCATCAGCGGCAGCGCGCGCCCCGGCCAAGTGCTGGCCATCATGGGACCCTCCGGGTGTGGCAAGACTACACTGCTCGACACCTTGGCCG GGAGACTGGACAAGAACCTGAGAAGTAAAGGAGATATTCGGATAAATGGCCGGAGACAGAGGCTCGCCTTTGGAATTTCG GCATACGTGACGCAAGAGAACATGCTGATGGCCACACTCACGGTGCGTGAGGCCATCTACTACTCGGCACAGATCCAGCTGCCCGATACCATGCTGCTTGCAGATAAGCTGGCCCGCGCCGACGAAGCCATCCAGGAGATGGGGCTCACCAGCACCCTAGATACGCGCATCGGCGGACACAATACTAAGGGCATCAGTGGCGGGCAGCGGAAGCGTCTGAGCATCTGCCTCGAGATCCTCACGAGGCCGCGGCTGCTATTCCTGGACGAGCCTACCAGCGGGCTAGACAGCGCTGCCTCCTTCCATGTGATGAACCGCACAGCTGACCTCGCTGCCAGGGAGGGCATGACCATCGTTGCCGTAGTGCACCAGCCATGCAACGAGGTGTTCGAGATCTTTCATGGCCTTTGCTTGCTTGCCTCTGGACGGACAATTTACTTTGGCCCGGCCACCAATGCCAATGAG TTCTTCTCATCAAATGGCTACCCTTGCCCACCAATGAGAAATCCTTCAGATCATTTCCTGAGGACAATCAACAGAGATTTTGAATTG GAAAGTGGAGAAAGAACAATATCGTCCAAGCCATCTCCAGCAGATGAAGCAATACAAGTTCTGGTAAATGCCTACAAATCCTCCAATACTTCTGAAAATGCCAAAAAGGAAATGCAAGACATAAATGAAATG GGTGGAGTGATGATCAGAAGAAACCAAGCTAGTTTCCTGACAAAGGTGTTTGTACTCACCAGAAGATCGTTTGTGAACATGTATAGAGACGTCGGATACTACTGGCTACGTCTTGGCATCTATATTTCCATTAGTCTATGCCTTGGTACCATATATTACAATTTTGGCTATGGATACGATTCCATCCGT TCTAGATCATCAATGCTAATGTTCACCAGTGGCCTTCTAACATTAATGGCAATTGGAGGATTCCCTTCCTTTGTGGAGGAAATGAAG ATATTCAGGAGAGAACGGCTAAATGGGCATTATGGTGTGTCAGCATTTGTGATCTCCAATTGGTTGTCAGCCACGCCATATCTTTTCCTTATTGCTATATTACCTGGTGCAATAGCCTACTACCTGTCTGGTCTAAAGAGAAGAGTAGACCATTTTGTATATTTTACGCTTGTCCTTTGTTCGTGCACGATGCTAGTTGAAGGCCTTATGATGACTGTAGCTGCTATCGTGCCAGATTTTCTGATGGGCATCATCACAGGTGTTGGAATACAAGTAATCATGTTGCTCAATTGTGGGTTCTTCCAAATACCTAGTAAACTGCCAAAGATAGTATGGAAGTACCCAATGTTCTACATCTCTTTTCAGAAGTATGCACTTCAAGGATTTTACAAGAATGAGTTCTTGGGTTTGGTATTCGAAAACAACACAGGAGTTGGCAAGGAAACAATAACTGGTGAAGAAGTGATAAGTAAGTTATTTGAGACAGAAATGGGGCACTCAAAATGGGTGGACTTTGTAGTGCTATGTGGAATGATTGTAATGTATAGGTTGCTTTTTGTAGTGATTATTAAGGTTGTCGACATGCTAAAGCCCATATCCAAGGGTGAATCATTTACGTGTCCCGCTCATTGTATTTGTGGCATTGAAAAGCCGTGTACTCGCATTTAA